The following are from one region of the Bos mutus isolate GX-2022 chromosome 18, NWIPB_WYAK_1.1, whole genome shotgun sequence genome:
- the ZNF784 gene encoding LOW QUALITY PROTEIN: zinc finger protein 784 (The sequence of the model RefSeq protein was modified relative to this genomic sequence to represent the inferred CDS: inserted 1 base in 1 codon), protein MAAARPEPPSPSSAAPEPRSSEPPDVVLVHDDGRPATPPSDLIEIQVVKVTDTTLVPEPPEPGSLHCALCPAAFRLVSELLFHEHGHLAGAEGGGQGGDPSRCHVCGHSCPGPASLRAHYSLHTGERPYRCALCPRAFKALAPLLRHQHRHGVEPGAPRRPPEAAAATPEQRPGAPPERSEVVLAAAAAGAAVGKPFACRFCAKPFRRSSDMLDHERVHTGERPYHCGVCGKGFTQSSVLSVHARIHTGERPFRCSLCDRTFNNSSNFRKHQRTHVHXPGPGDSGGQLAPGAEGPGSRCGAGNPPEEGCGETARVKVEVDQ, encoded by the exons ATGGCCGCCGCGCGCCCGGAACCCCCGAGTCCGAGCTCAGCGGCCCCGGAGCCGCGATCCTCGGAACCTCCGGACGTG GTCCTGGTGCATGATGATGGCCGCCCGGCCACCCCCCCGAGTGACCTCATCGAGATCCAGGTGGTGAAGGTGACGGACACCACCCTGGTCCCCGAGCCCCCGGAGCCAGGTTCTCTGCACTGTGCCTTGTGCCCGGCTGCCTTCCGGCTGGTCTCCGAGCTGCTGTTCCATGAACATGGTCACCTGGCGGGGGCTGAGGGTGGCGGGCAGGGTGGGGACCCCAGCCGGTGTCATGTGTGTGGCCACAGCTGCCCCGGCCCTGCCAGCCTCCGTGCCCACTATAGCCTGCATACGGGCGAGCGGCCCTACCGCTGCGCGCTCTGCCCCCGGGCCTTCAAGGCCCTGGCCCCTCTGCTGCGGCACCAGCACCGACACGGGGTAGAGCCGGGGGCCCCTCGGAGGCCcccggaggcggcggcggcgactcCAGAGCAGCGGCCCGGGGCGCCCCCGGAGAGGTCGGAGGTTGTGCTGGCGGCGGCAGCTGCGGGCGCGGCGGTGGGGAAGCCCTTCGCCTGCAGGTTCTGCGCCAAGCCGTTCCGCCGCTCCTCAGACATGCTAGACCACGAGCGGGTGCACACGGGCGAGCGGCCCTACCACTGCGGCGTGTGCGGCAAGGGCTTCACCCAGTCCTCGGTGCTCAGCGTCCACGCGCGCATCCACACTGGCGAGCGCCCCTTCCGCTGCAGCCTCTGCGACCGCACTTTCAACAACTCCTCCAACTTCCGCAAGCATCAGCGCACCCATGTCC GGCCGGGGCCGGGGGACTCTGGGGGCCAGCTGGCACCGGGGGCTGAGGGGCCGGGGAGCAGGTGTGGGGCAGGGAACCCTCCTGAAGAGGGGTGTGGGGAGACGGCCAGAGTAAAGGTGGAGGTCGACCAGTAG